One genomic segment of Coffea arabica cultivar ET-39 chromosome 6e, Coffea Arabica ET-39 HiFi, whole genome shotgun sequence includes these proteins:
- the LOC113697484 gene encoding uncharacterized protein: MSSFNSTTSTPNFDNLLLQTLMGRLQLRPPAPLHNPSFLPPQSLEDLLLNNLPSDFDSDSDNDDSSSSSKTQLAKEESKLEKEIIRTILSGKTEILKPNSGQAVTVGEHHICVGFHEDTDSDYRVWEWHGHIMLFDEENGYTPEYIYGNYFERVNKKLTKDKKKKNEEANADARDQKSDDKEEKVSNLGLRELIDSGDSCTGRILHRNMNAGSPRLH, translated from the exons ATGAGCTCCTTCAACTCCACCACCTCCACCCCAAACTTCGACAACCTCCTCCTCCAAACCCTAATGGGTAGGCTTCAACTCCGCCCTCCTGCTCCTCTTCACAACCCTTCTTTCCTCCCCCCTCAATCCCTCGAAGACCTTCTCTTAAACAACTTACCCTCCGACTTCGACTCCGACTCAGACAACGACGACTCCTCATCATCCTCTAAAACCCAGCTCGCAAAGGAGGAATCCAAGCTCGAGAAAGAGATCATCCGCACCATCCTTAGTGGCAAAACCGAAATTCTGAAGCCCAATTCCGGCCAGGCCGTTACAGTTGGCGAGCACCATATTTGTGTCGGGTTTCATGAGGATACTGATTCTGATTATCGGGTTTGGGAGTGGCATGGACATATAATGTTATTCGATGAGGAAAATGGTTATACGCCTGAGTATATTTATGGGAATTACTTTGAAAGAGTCAATAAGAAGCTGACGAaggataagaagaagaaaaatgaggagGCTAATGCTGATGCTCGTGATCAAAAGTCTGATGACAAGGAGGAGAAGGTTTCAAATTTGGGGCTGAGGGAATTGATAGATTCTGGAGATTCCTGTACTGGCCGGATTCTCCATCGGAACATGAATGCTGGCTCTCCAAG GCTTCACTAA
- the LOC113697255 gene encoding soluble inorganic pyrophosphatase 4, with product MAPPGETPTDIETPVKPPKSHHSSHPPLNERILSSLTRRSAAAHPWHDLEIGPGAPKIFNCVVEISRGSKVKYELDKKTGLIKVDRVLYSSVVYPHNYGFIPRTLCEDNDPLDVLVIMQEPVLPGCFLRAKAIGVMPMIDQGEKDDKIIAVCADDPEYRHYNDINELPPHRLAEIRRFFEDYKKNENKEVAVNDFLPASKAYEAVQHSMDLYADYIVESLRR from the exons ATGGCTCCACCAGGCGAGACCCCGACAGATATTGAGACTCCGGTTAAACCTCCCAAGTCTCATCACTCCTCACATCCACCTCTTAACGAAAGGATCCTCTCTTCCCTGACCAGGAGATCAGCTGCTGCCCATCCTTGGCATGATCTTGAGATAG GACCTGGAGCTCCAAAGATTTTCAACTGT GTGGTTGAAATCAGCAGGGGAAGTAAGGTGAAATATGAATTGGACAAGAAAACTGGACTAATCAAG GTTGATCGTGTTCTTTACTCATCTGTTGTGTACCCGCATAACTATGGCTTCATCCCTCGTACTCTCTGTGAGGACAATGACCCCTTGGATGTCTTGGTCATTATGCAG GAACCAGTTCTTCCTGGATGCTTTCTTAGGGCTAAAGCAATTGGTGTCATGCCCATGATTGATCAG GGGGAAAAGGATGATAAGATTATTGCAGTATGTGCTGATGACCCTGAATATCGACACTATAACGACATTAATGAACTTCCACCACATCGCTTAGCTGAGATCAGACGTTTCTTTGAAGATT ACAAAAAAAATGAGAACAAGGAAGTTGCAGTAAACGACTTTCTGCCTGCATCTAAGGCCTATGAAGCTGTTCAGCATTCCAT GGACCTCTACGCAGATTATATTGTGGAAAGCTTGAGGAGGTAG
- the LOC113697502 gene encoding histone H2B.9 has product MAPPKAEKKPAEKKPATAEKKPPKAEKKIPKEVGDGKKKKRTKKSSETYKIYLFKVLKQVHPDIGISSKAMGIMNSFVNDIFEKLAQESSRLARYNKKPTITSREIQTAVRLVLPGELAKHAVSEGTKAVTKFTSS; this is encoded by the coding sequence ATGGCACCGCCGAAGGCAGAGAAGAAGCCGGCGGAGAAGAAACCAGCCACGGCGGAGAAGAAGCCACCGAAGGCGGAAAAGAAGATCCCCAAGGAAGTTGGGgatgggaagaagaagaagaggacgaAGAAGAGCAGCGAGACCTACAAGATATACCTATTCAAAGTGCTGAAACAGGTGCACCCTGATATAGGGATATCGAGCAAGGCCATGGGGATCATGAACAGTTTCGTGAACGATATCTTTGAGAAGTTGGCCCAGGAGTCGTCTCGCCTCGCTCGCTATAACAAGAAGCCCACCATCACTTCCCGTGAGATCCAGACGGCGGTGAGGCTGGTGTTGCCCGGTGAATTGGCCAAACACGCCGTTTCAGAAGGGACCAAGGCTGTTACCAAATTTACAAGTTCTTAG